GAACGGCATCAAGTCGGTGAAAAAGCACGCCAAGGCCGAGAAGAACTTCGACCGCAGCAAGGCCAAGAGCGGCGGCGCTTGCTTCGTGCTCAAGGCTTCGAACGGTGAGCCGATCGGGCGATCGCAGGTCTACGCCGGTTCATCGGGATGCTCCGGCGGGATCGCTTCGGTCAAGCGCTGCGCTCCAGGCGGGAAGATCGAAGATCTGAGCTGATCTACGGATCCAGGATCTGCTCCAGCGCCGACTGAAGGTCCGCGCGCAGGAACGGTTTGCTCACGCGCGCGCGGAATCCATACGCTTCAAAGTCGGCCATGACCGGATCGCTGGAGTAACCGCTGACCACGATTGCTCCGGCGTCGGGGTCGAGTTCGAGCAGGTGGCCGATGGTCTCCCGGCCCCCCATGCCTCCTCGAATCGTGAGATCCAGGATCACCGCATCAAACCGGTTTCCGGCGTCGAGAGACTCTCCGTACAGATCGAGCCCCTTGCCGCCTTCGGCGGCGCAGACGACCTCGTAGTCCAGGGATCGAAGCATCGCTTCGATCGTCGAGCGTACGTCCGCATCATCGTCGACCACCAGAACTCGACCGCCGGAGCGCCGTTCGGGAGTTGGCCGTTCCGGGATTGCCGGGACCG
This region of bacterium genomic DNA includes:
- a CDS encoding YegP family protein, which translates into the protein NGIKSVKKHAKAEKNFDRSKAKSGGACFVLKASNGEPIGRSQVYAGSSGCSGGIASVKRCAPGGKIEDLS